Proteins encoded by one window of Yersinia massiliensis:
- a CDS encoding YceH family protein codes for MKHTLNALEARVIGCLLEKQVTTPEQYPMSLNGVTVACNQKTNREPVMELSDSDVQQTLDFLLKKHLIRTQSGNRVMKYEHRFCNSEFGNLKFSPAELAVITTLLLRGPQTPGELRTRTNRMHEFADVAETEDILNQLSLREDGPFVVRLAREPGKRESRYMHLFSGDIAPALPDEDNAVGGTRALETRVAQLEQQVMALTRRLDEVLIQLDD; via the coding sequence ATGAAACACACTCTAAATGCGCTCGAAGCCCGAGTGATAGGCTGTTTGCTGGAAAAACAAGTCACGACGCCTGAGCAGTATCCGATGTCGCTCAATGGTGTGACGGTGGCGTGTAATCAAAAAACCAACCGTGAACCGGTGATGGAATTATCTGATTCCGACGTGCAGCAAACGCTGGATTTTTTGCTAAAAAAACATCTTATTCGGACTCAAAGTGGCAACCGAGTCATGAAATACGAACATCGTTTTTGTAATTCTGAGTTTGGTAACCTTAAATTTTCGCCTGCGGAATTGGCGGTCATCACTACGCTATTATTACGCGGTCCGCAGACTCCCGGTGAATTACGCACTCGCACAAATCGGATGCATGAATTTGCTGATGTGGCTGAGACAGAAGACATTCTGAATCAACTCTCTCTACGTGAGGACGGGCCATTTGTGGTGCGTTTAGCCCGTGAGCCGGGTAAACGTGAGAGTCGCTACATGCATTTGTTCAGTGGCGATATCGCGCCAGCATTGCCAGACGAAGACAATGCCGTTGGTGGAACCCGCGCCCTTGAAACGCGAGTTGCGCAGTTGGAGCAACAAGTTATGGCGCTGACCCGCCGTTTGGATGAAGTTTTGATCCAGTTAGATGATTGA